One Deltaproteobacteria bacterium DNA segment encodes these proteins:
- a CDS encoding site-specific integrase yields the protein PVDKVGRAEVTALHYELRETPRAANRALMVLSKMFSLAEAWGVGPTEGNPCRFVKRYKEGRRERFLTEDEYRRVGRALCELEAEGPVPARAAAALRLLMLTGCRLGEIQTLKWSDIDRKAGEIRLRDAKTGARMVPLTPAVLGVLDGIKRVRRSPWVITGGKPNRHLAELTSYWHRVRERARVEDVRIHDLRHSFASRALALGLQLPMIGRLLGHTDVSSTARYAHLSQEAEKVAVARVGDSIEDDILRTEAAARTGAEGMAPVEAV from the coding sequence GCCCGTGGACAAGGTGGGGCGTGCCGAGGTGACGGCGCTTCATTACGAGTTGCGGGAGACGCCGCGTGCTGCGAACCGGGCGCTGATGGTGCTGTCGAAGATGTTCTCGTTGGCCGAGGCGTGGGGCGTCGGGCCGACCGAGGGCAACCCCTGCCGGTTCGTGAAGCGCTACAAGGAGGGCCGGCGGGAGCGCTTTCTGACGGAGGACGAGTATCGCCGGGTAGGCCGGGCCTTATGCGAGCTCGAGGCGGAGGGCCCGGTGCCGGCGCGGGCTGCGGCGGCGCTGCGCCTTCTGATGCTGACGGGGTGCAGGCTCGGTGAGATACAGACGCTCAAGTGGAGCGATATCGACCGCAAGGCCGGTGAGATTCGCCTGCGCGACGCGAAGACCGGTGCGCGGATGGTGCCGCTGACGCCTGCCGTGCTGGGGGTCCTGGACGGGATCAAGCGTGTCCGTCGGAGCCCCTGGGTGATCACGGGGGGCAAGCCGAACCGCCATCTGGCGGAGCTGACCAGCTACTGGCACCGGGTGCGCGAGCGGGCGAGGGTCGAGGACGTTCGCATCCACGACCTGCGGCACAGCTTTGCGTCCAGGGCTCTGGCACTCGGCCTTCAGCTGCCGATGATCGGGCGTCTTCTCGGCCACACGGACGTGAGCAGCACGGCGCGGTACGCGCATCTGTCGCAGGAGGCGGAGAAGGTCGCGGTGGCCCGCGTGGGCGACAGTATCGAGGACGACATCCTGCGCACCGAGGCCGCCGCCCGGACCGGGGCCGAGGGCATGGCGCCGGTCGAGGCGGTGTAG
- a CDS encoding site-specific integrase, which yields MPRSNRRTLSNRVVDALTAVDKEVMCWDRDLPGFGVRVYPSGAKTYMVQRRGRRGSKRITVGRHGTMSVEEARRQAAVILTRLESGEEPETGAAPDAGEGPTVAELAERYLSEHVAVYCKPGTVMGYRRVIERNILPKLGKLPIKELDRRHVAELQYRLRKRPTAANNAVGALSRMLNRAQAWGLMPAGSNPCRFVKPYRTRRPERFLTEDEFRRLGQALDDLEAEDRVPVHVAAAFRLLTLTGCRSGEVLTLRWRDVALGRNEVRLRDSKTGPRIVPLSPAAVRVLAGLPRLSGNPWVIAGPEPGGRQMQLTYYWHRVRERAGLDDVRLHDLRHSFASRALAMGEDLTMIGKLLGHRKLQSTARYAHLARDSVRESAALVSDSIAADIMP from the coding sequence ATGCCGCGATCGAACCGTAGAACGCTGTCGAACCGGGTGGTGGACGCGCTGACTGCCGTTGACAAGGAGGTCATGTGCTGGGACCGGGACCTGCCGGGCTTCGGTGTCCGGGTCTATCCCTCCGGCGCCAAGACCTACATGGTGCAGCGCAGGGGCCGTCGCGGCTCGAAGCGGATCACCGTCGGCCGCCACGGCACGATGTCCGTGGAAGAAGCGCGCCGACAGGCTGCCGTGATCCTCACCCGCCTGGAGAGCGGCGAGGAGCCGGAGACGGGGGCGGCACCGGACGCGGGCGAAGGGCCGACGGTGGCGGAGCTCGCGGAGAGATACCTGAGCGAGCACGTGGCGGTTTACTGCAAGCCCGGCACGGTCATGGGCTACCGCCGGGTGATCGAGCGGAACATCCTGCCGAAGCTGGGCAAGTTGCCGATCAAGGAGCTCGACCGCAGGCACGTTGCCGAGCTTCAGTATCGTCTGCGCAAGAGGCCGACGGCGGCGAACAACGCGGTGGGGGCGCTGTCTCGGATGCTGAACCGTGCGCAGGCGTGGGGTCTGATGCCTGCGGGGAGCAACCCCTGCCGCTTCGTGAAGCCGTACCGGACGCGCCGGCCCGAGCGCTTCCTGACCGAGGACGAGTTCCGACGTCTCGGCCAGGCGCTTGACGATCTTGAGGCCGAGGACCGTGTGCCGGTTCACGTGGCGGCGGCGTTCAGGCTGCTGACGCTGACCGGGTGCCGCTCGGGCGAGGTGCTGACGCTTCGCTGGCGGGACGTTGCGCTGGGCCGGAACGAGGTCCGGCTTCGCGATAGCAAGACTGGCCCCCGGATTGTTCCGCTGTCGCCAGCAGCGGTGCGTGTTCTGGCCGGGCTGCCGCGTCTTTCGGGCAATCCCTGGGTGATCGCCGGCCCGGAGCCGGGCGGCCGGCAGATGCAGCTCACCTATTACTGGCACCGCGTCAGGGAGCGCGCCGGTCTCGACGACGTGCGGCTTCATGACCTGCGGCATTCGTTCGCGTCGCGGGCGCTGGCGATGGGGGAAGACCTCACGATGATCGGCAAGCTCCTGGGTCACCGGAAGCTGCAGAGCACCGCGCGCTACGCGCACCTGGCGCGGGATTCGGTGAGGGAGTCCGCAGCCCTGGTGTCCGACAGCATCGCCGCCGACATCATGCCGTGA